In Sulfitobacter sp. W027, a single window of DNA contains:
- a CDS encoding DUF2127 domain-containing protein — MTAVKQHNSKSLNHRLFAVTLFAKAVLGVLQLATAAAIFAGAVDRLPALTQWFFRAELAENPNDFLATRAMSLAGVIPTSDLAFYTTYFLAHGGLHIAIVVALLYGAAWAHRAALFVLWTFVIYQLFEWLTVGGVALLVLTAIDLMVIYITVREQRSRALLEP, encoded by the coding sequence ATGACAGCGGTAAAACAGCATAATTCAAAAAGCTTGAACCACCGATTATTTGCGGTGACCCTTTTTGCAAAAGCAGTCTTAGGCGTTCTTCAATTGGCAACGGCTGCGGCGATCTTCGCGGGAGCAGTAGATCGCCTTCCTGCTCTCACCCAATGGTTCTTTCGCGCAGAGCTTGCGGAGAATCCTAATGATTTCCTCGCGACCCGCGCCATGTCGCTCGCCGGTGTCATCCCGACATCGGATCTCGCGTTCTATACCACTTACTTTCTGGCGCATGGCGGGCTTCATATCGCGATCGTCGTGGCCCTGCTCTACGGCGCAGCATGGGCGCATCGCGCAGCGCTTTTCGTGCTTTGGACATTTGTGATCTATCAACTATTCGAATGGCTCACTGTTGGCGGCGTGGCTCTGCTGGTTCTGACAGCGATTGATCTAATGGTTATCTACATCACGGTGCGCGAACAGCGCAGTCGTGCTCTTTTGGAGCCCTGA
- a CDS encoding DedA family protein → MFDFITSLLASMGSLGVAALMLIENVFPPIPSEVIMPFAGYLAAGGELSFVSVVIAGTIGSAAGAFLWYWIGTLVSEARLRRLIARHGRWLTISEQDLDRSLAWFRRNGGKAVFLGRMVPGVRTLISVPAGMTGMPLLPFLLYTGLGSLIWTAALTISGYLLEAQFAKVETWINPVTNVLLGGLLVLYVWRLLRPKAER, encoded by the coding sequence ATGTTTGACTTTATCACATCGCTACTGGCTTCCATGGGCAGCCTCGGCGTCGCGGCCCTCATGCTGATCGAGAACGTCTTCCCCCCAATCCCTTCGGAAGTCATCATGCCCTTCGCTGGCTATCTCGCGGCAGGCGGTGAGCTCTCCTTCGTCAGTGTAGTGATCGCAGGCACGATCGGTTCAGCGGCTGGAGCCTTTCTGTGGTATTGGATCGGCACATTGGTATCCGAAGCACGATTGCGCAGGCTCATTGCCCGGCACGGCAGGTGGCTTACCATCTCAGAACAAGACCTCGACCGATCTCTTGCGTGGTTTCGGCGCAATGGCGGCAAAGCAGTCTTTCTGGGCCGGATGGTGCCAGGTGTCCGAACGCTGATATCCGTCCCCGCCGGAATGACAGGGATGCCGCTGTTACCATTTCTTCTCTACACCGGGTTGGGCAGCCTGATCTGGACAGCCGCCCTCACCATTTCAGGCTATCTGCTGGAAGCGCAGTTTGCCAAGGTTGAAACGTGGATCAATCCGGTGACAAATGTCCTGCTTGGAGGCCTTCTTGTGCTTTATGTCTGGCGGTTGCTTCGCCCCAAGGCAGAAAGATGA
- a CDS encoding metallophosphoesterase: MRKTVFRTLLASATALVLIGGTEGQIFSIAGSGIRSLASPSQSQLFDTNRVHKLDVTLPFSVLAAGDVASCAGRGYLSRMDRNLRYAVGLPRAKTVPNEGMIETTAILEQYPETTVLALGDLVYRRGEAVGFEDCYDPYWGAAWARTWPTPGNHEYQSPFAYAYYDYWQDRAGPDRNGYYALKAGNWLILSLNSEIDASPGSAQAEWVKEVLAAHTDSCTAAYFHKPAYSSVTRSRTDSARALFRLVAKAGVRFVLHGHNHFYERTAPLNAEGKPDQGGTIAFVVGAGGKSTRGNLKPAAFSERLITGTTGMLKLTFSNKTASWTYLTGPGSMETDSGTVQC; the protein is encoded by the coding sequence ATGAGAAAGACCGTCTTTCGAACCCTGCTGGCGTCAGCAACGGCCCTCGTTCTGATCGGCGGAACCGAAGGACAAATTTTTTCCATCGCGGGTTCCGGCATCCGGTCACTGGCGAGCCCCTCGCAATCGCAGTTATTCGACACTAACCGGGTCCACAAACTGGATGTTACGCTGCCTTTCTCTGTTCTGGCAGCAGGTGACGTCGCCTCTTGTGCAGGGAGGGGTTATCTCAGCCGAATGGACAGAAACCTGCGCTATGCGGTTGGTCTCCCTCGAGCGAAGACGGTGCCGAACGAGGGTATGATAGAAACCACAGCGATCTTGGAGCAATACCCTGAGACGACGGTGCTCGCCCTGGGGGATCTGGTCTACAGACGCGGCGAAGCCGTGGGCTTTGAAGATTGCTACGACCCTTATTGGGGAGCTGCATGGGCCCGCACATGGCCAACCCCCGGAAACCACGAATACCAATCACCTTTTGCCTATGCCTATTACGACTACTGGCAAGATCGTGCGGGGCCAGACCGAAACGGCTATTACGCCCTGAAAGCCGGGAACTGGTTGATCCTGTCGTTGAACAGCGAGATTGATGCGTCCCCAGGGTCGGCACAGGCAGAATGGGTGAAGGAAGTGCTCGCAGCGCACACGGACAGTTGCACTGCGGCATATTTCCACAAACCCGCATATTCGAGCGTGACGCGCAGCCGAACTGACAGTGCGCGGGCTCTTTTCCGGCTCGTCGCGAAAGCAGGCGTCCGTTTTGTCTTACATGGACACAACCACTTCTACGAACGCACTGCGCCGCTGAATGCCGAGGGCAAACCGGATCAGGGCGGCACGATCGCTTTCGTGGTAGGGGCCGGTGGCAAATCCACACGGGGCAACCTCAAGCCTGCGGCCTTCTCCGAGCGACTAATTACCGGGACAACAGGCATGTTGAAGCTGACCTTCTCAAATAAAACGGCCAGTTGGACCTACCTCACCGGTCCCGGATCGATGGAAACAGACAGCGGCACGGTCCAATGTTGA
- a CDS encoding EamA family transporter, with amino-acid sequence MHYVSESWLFWAIHAAMFAALTAIFAKVGVSGVNSNFATFLRTIVVVLALGLLVWLMGEVQSLSTISAKTGIFLVLSGLATGASWLCYFRALQLGKVSQVAPIDKLSVVLAAIIAAVFLGEKLSIAGWSGVGLIGLGAVLVALS; translated from the coding sequence ATGCATTACGTTTCAGAATCCTGGCTCTTTTGGGCCATTCACGCCGCCATGTTTGCGGCACTCACCGCGATCTTTGCAAAAGTCGGGGTGTCGGGCGTCAACTCCAACTTTGCGACTTTTCTGCGCACCATTGTCGTCGTTCTCGCGTTGGGTCTGCTGGTTTGGTTGATGGGCGAGGTGCAGTCGCTATCTACAATCTCCGCGAAGACGGGGATCTTTCTGGTGCTGTCCGGCCTCGCGACTGGCGCGTCATGGTTGTGCTATTTTCGCGCGCTCCAGCTCGGCAAGGTCTCGCAGGTAGCACCTATCGACAAGTTGAGCGTTGTGCTCGCCGCCATTATTGCCGCGGTTTTTCTGGGAGAGAAGTTATCAATTGCCGGATGGAGCGGCGTCGGTTTGATAGGGCTCGGCGCGGTTCTTGTGGCCTTGTCCTAA